One segment of Euwallacea fornicatus isolate EFF26 chromosome 23, ASM4011564v1, whole genome shotgun sequence DNA contains the following:
- the LOC136346411 gene encoding cathepsin O-like — translation MPIDYKTYLEVGCYVALLFFIIPIYYPNNPNIEEAFQEYLVKYNKSYPDKTIYKHRLDAFKKSLGLIDLLNVNKTNNNSAKYGLTKFSDLTPEEFMLFQNNRHLSVSKYVKRNNVDEFFWDDSIPKIVDWREAGIVTKVKQQENCGACWAFAVTECLESMQAIKDKKLVELSVQQMIDCSTYNRGCEGGDICSLLQWLKDYNVTVANETDYPLKLKDQKCQRRDIKGGVQVKDYVCKNFVGRESVILKLLATNGPVAVGVNGQTWQNYVGGIIQFHCDDNLSHAVQIVGYNLTADIPYYIVRNSWGEDFGDNGYLYIAIGSNMCGVGYEVAALTLI, via the exons ATGCCAATTGATTACAAGACCTATCTGGAGGTAGGTTGCTATGTGGCCTTACTCTTCTTCATAATACCTATATACTACCCTAATAATCCGAATATCGAAGAAGCCTTTCAGGAGTACCTTGTAAAGTATAACAAATCTTACCCAGACAAGACTATATATAAACATCGATTGGATGCATTCAAA AAATCCTTAGGATTGATTGACCTGTTGaacgttaataaaacaaacaataattctGCAAAATATGGCCTTACAAAATTCTCAGATCTGACTCCTGAGGAATTCATGTTGTTTCAAAATAACAGGCACTTATCcgtttcaaaatatgttaaacGGAACAATGTAGACGAATTTTTTTGGGATGATAGTATACCCAAAATAGTTGACTGGAGGGAGGCAGGAATAGTTACCAAAGTAAAACAGCAAGAAAATTGTGGGGCATGCTGGGCTTTTGCTGTTACTGAGTGTCTAGAATCCATGCAG GCAATCAAAGATAAAAAGTTGGTAGAATTAAGTGTTCAGCAAATGATTGATTGCTCAACATACAATAGAGGATGTGAGGGAGGGGACATTTGCTCTTTACTACAGTGGCTGAAAGACTACAATGTTACCGTAGCTAATGAGACTGATTATCCCCTTAAGCTCAAGGACCAAAAATGCCAGAGGAGAGATATCAAAGGAGGAGTTCAAGTTAAGGATTATGTCTGTAAAAA ttttgttgGGCGGGaaagtgtcatcttaaaaCTTTTAGCTACAAACGGACCAGTAGCTGTAGGCGTGAATGGTCAAACTTGGCAAAACTATGTGGGGGGTATAATTCAGTTTCACTGTGATGACAATTTAAGCCATGCAGTTCAAATTGTGGGTTACAATCTAACTGCAGACATACCTTATTATATTGTGCGCAATTCGTGGGGTGAAGATTTCGGAGACAATGGCTATTTGTATATTGCCATTGGGAGCAATATGTGTGGGGTAGGATATGAAGTAGCAGCTTTAACTCTCATTTAA